The Arthrobacter sp. OAP107 DNA segment GCGTCCAGGGTGAGGTTCCCCGCGACCGAGGGCGGGTTTGTGGCAGCGTCAGTTTCCGAGTGGAAGGACGTCAGGATCATCCACAGGACCGGCGCGGCGAACAGCAGGGCCAGCAGCCAGGCCGCGATCCCTGCGGCGGTGTTGTTGCGGGTCGGGTCCATGCGGGACTTACCACCGAACCCGAATATACGGCGGCGTGACCGGGTGTTGAGCGCGGTCGGTGATGTGGAACTGGCAGGGCCCGAGTTCTGGGCTGCGGCGGGGGTGAGGGTGCTCATCGTGCTGCCTCCTTCTTGAAGAGCGAGAAAACGGTGCGGAGGGCGAAGGTCGCCACGATGATGGTGCCGATGACCACCACTACGCCGGCGGCGGATGCCAGGCCGTATTCGTTGGCGAAGTAGAACGTCTGGTAGATCGCGTAGGGGAGGTTGGCGGTGCCCAGGCCGCCGGATGTGAGGGTGAAGACGGCGTCGAAATTCTGCACGATGTAGATGGCTCCGAGCAGGCCGCCGAGTTCCAGGTACTGGCGCAGGTGCGGCAGGGTGAGGTGGCGGAAGATGTCCCAGGACGTGGCGCCGTCCATCTGGGCGGCTTCCACGGTGTCCATCGGCCGGGATTGCAGGCCGGCCAGCAGGATGAGCATCATGAACGGAGTCCACTGCCAGACCAGGGAGACGATGACGGCCATCAGCGGCGCCTGGGACAGCAGGTCCGGCTGCGGCGGTGTGTCGCTGCCGAACAGGGACCAGATCCAGGTCAGGATGCCGTCGATCAAACCGTACGTCGGGTTGAGCAGGGCGTGCTTCCAGATCAGGGCCGCGGCCACCGGCACCACCAGGAACGGTGCGATCAGCAGCGTGCGGGCCAGTCCGCGGCCGATGAACTTCTTGTCCAGCAGCAGTGCCAGGCCGAGGCCGATGACCAGGCTGGCCAGGACGACGGCGACGGTGAGCAGCACGGTGGTGAAGATGGCCTGGCGGAGGTCAGCGTTGGTCAGGACCTGGATGTAGTTATCGAAACCGGCGAAACCGGTCTGGTCCGGACGCAGGCTGTTCCAGTTCAGGAACGAAATGATCAGGGTCACCACGAACGGAAGCTGGGTGACGATCATGAGGAAGATCAGGGCCGGCAGCAGCGGCGCACGCCGTGCCCAGGCCAGAGCGCGTTCACGGGATCTGGCGTTCTTGGAAGGTTTGGATGCGCTGTGGCCGGAACGGGCAGCGACGCGGGCTGGTGCGGAAGTCATGATCTGTCTCCTGCAGTGCTGTGGCCCGCGGTCACGCGGGCCACAGCACTGATTGGTGGGTGGTTACTTCTTGTACTTGTCGCCGATTTTTTGAGCGGCATCCTGGCCCTTGGCCAGCGCGTCCTCTACCGAACCCTGCCCTGCGATGGCGGAGCTGACACCCTGGGAGACCGTGGTGCCGAGGTCAGCGAATTCGGGGATCCCGACGAACTGGATGCCGACAACCGGACGCTCCTGCACACCGGGATTCTTCGGGTCGGCGTTCTCAATCGCCGCGCGTTCAGCCTTGAAGAACGGCGCGGCCTTCTGGAACTCCGCGTTCTCGTAGGTGGAGATGCGCTTGCCCGAGGGAACCTTGGCCCAGCCCAGCTTGGAAGCCACGAGTTCCTCGTACTTCTTCGAACTGGCCCAGGCGATGAATTTCCCGGCAGCGTCCTGCTTTTTGGACGCTGCCTGGACACCCCAGGACCAGGTCCACAACCAGCCCGAGGACTTCGTGTTCTTCACCGGAGCCTGTGCGTAGCCAATCTTGCCCTTCACCGGGGAACTGGCGGCTTCCAGCGCGCCCGCGGCGGAGGTGGCGTCGTACCACATGGCCACCTTGCTCTGGCTCATGTTGTTCAGGCACTCGGTGAACCCGGCCTGAGCCGCGCCGGCTTCGCCGTGCTCCCGTACCAGCTTGGTGTAGAACTCGGTCGCTTCTTTGAACTCGGGTGCGTTGACCTTCGCGTTCCAGTCCTTGTCGAACCAGGTCCCGCCGAAGGTGTTCACCACGGTGGTCAGCGGCGCGAAGACCTGGCCCCAGCCGGGCTGGCCGCGCAGGCAGATGCCCTTCATGCCCGGAGCCGCGCCGTCGGCCTTAGCCGCCAGATCAGCGACCTGGTCCCAAGTCGGCTTCTCCGGCATGGTCAGGCTCTTGGCCTCGAAAATGTCCTTGCGGTACATCAGGAAGGAGGACTCGCCGTAGAACGGTTCGCCGTAGAGCTTGCCGTCCTTGCCGGTCAGTGACTCCGTGTAGGCGGGCAGAATGTCGGCCTGGTTGAACTCAGCATCCTCGGCCACGTTGTCCAGTGGTGCCAGCCACTTGTTTTCGGAGTAGAACGGAATCTCGTAGTTCGAGAGTGAGGCCACGTCGTACTGTCCGGCCTGGCTGGAGAATTCCTGGCTGATCTTCGCCCGCACGTCATTCTCAGGGAGGACCGTGTAATTGACCTTGATCCCGGTGTCCTTGGTGAAATTGTCCGCAGTCAGCCGCTGCAGGTCTTCCATCTGCGGGTTGTTCACCATCAGGACATTGATGCTGTTCTGGTCACCGGCAGCCGAACCGCCGCCGGCCCCGGAACAGGCCGAGGCAGAAAGTGCGAGGCACAGGGCGCCGGCGGCCATTGAGGCAGCGCGCATTTTTGAGCGCATTGAGGACTCCTTTGTTCTTCAAGGGGGTGCGCAGCCACTGCACCCCGACTGCTGTGTCGGAGTACCTGACTGGAGCGGCATCTGCCCGGGGAATCCGGCGTGCCGCGCTTGTGTTCCTCAACTTTAGGTCTGTGGGACAGGGCACAACTAGCGCCCTGGTTGCTGAATTCTGATACAAATTTTCCGTGGCAATGGCCCACGATGGCGGTAATCTAGGCGAAGGCGCCGGCCTGCGGTGTCCATATTTCATAAACATCCCACGACACGGAGTACCCCAATGACAG contains these protein-coding regions:
- a CDS encoding sugar ABC transporter substrate-binding protein gives rise to the protein MRSKMRAASMAAGALCLALSASACSGAGGGSAAGDQNSINVLMVNNPQMEDLQRLTADNFTKDTGIKVNYTVLPENDVRAKISQEFSSQAGQYDVASLSNYEIPFYSENKWLAPLDNVAEDAEFNQADILPAYTESLTGKDGKLYGEPFYGESSFLMYRKDIFEAKSLTMPEKPTWDQVADLAAKADGAAPGMKGICLRGQPGWGQVFAPLTTVVNTFGGTWFDKDWNAKVNAPEFKEATEFYTKLVREHGEAGAAQAGFTECLNNMSQSKVAMWYDATSAAGALEAASSPVKGKIGYAQAPVKNTKSSGWLWTWSWGVQAASKKQDAAGKFIAWASSKKYEELVASKLGWAKVPSGKRISTYENAEFQKAAPFFKAERAAIENADPKNPGVQERPVVGIQFVGIPEFADLGTTVSQGVSSAIAGQGSVEDALAKGQDAAQKIGDKYKK
- a CDS encoding sugar ABC transporter permease, which codes for MTSAPARVAARSGHSASKPSKNARSRERALAWARRAPLLPALIFLMIVTQLPFVVTLIISFLNWNSLRPDQTGFAGFDNYIQVLTNADLRQAIFTTVLLTVAVVLASLVIGLGLALLLDKKFIGRGLARTLLIAPFLVVPVAAALIWKHALLNPTYGLIDGILTWIWSLFGSDTPPQPDLLSQAPLMAVIVSLVWQWTPFMMLILLAGLQSRPMDTVEAAQMDGATSWDIFRHLTLPHLRQYLELGGLLGAIYIVQNFDAVFTLTSGGLGTANLPYAIYQTFYFANEYGLASAAGVVVVIGTIIVATFALRTVFSLFKKEAAR